The DNA segment GGCCTGTCTGAGTACGCACCCGAACCGTGCCCTGCGCTCGTTAGAACAGtagagggccagaggcttagatggaatgtgaggaagttttactttactgagagggtggtagataagtggagcagcctcccagcagaggtggtagagggtaatacagtgaggggattaaacatgcatgggatagacatacggctcctgaatctaagacgagaccaacgactgattaagggttgagtctttacagcaggagaaacgggcggctAGAATGTCTCTTCCACCCCTGCTGGGATTCTACTCTCACTGTTAGATCTCCTATTCCTTCTGCGGTAACTATTTGATGACATCAAAATTCTTTCGTTATGTCACATGTGGGCACCTGTGACGCAACTTAAGGTGGAAAACCATAAAGACGTGATTTTTAATGGAGTTTCACAGGGCTGAAAGTACAACTTTTTGGATATTCGCAGGAGTTCTGTCCCCtattattaatagattttacatttttcttctcttgAATGGATTCTAAAAGGATCCAGTCAtggtgtaatttatttttatttaagcttCACGTCTTCTGTATTCTTTGAAAAGTACAACAAATCCTTATCTTAAAATTGTTAAAGATAATATTttcttaacccttttttttaaccctttaatcgcTTTGTGACCGTTCTATTTTGTTTCCATGGATTCCATCCATAACAAGTGGACAGAAGAAATATCATCGATATACCCAACCAAATACGCATTATTGGCTATTGGCGCCCAcattctattaatattataatatttctgctcagaaaaaaagatgcttttcattttgtagaataaaatagcatttatttaaaatgaatatcataAAATCTCtctaaatatacagaaaaaagagcttccaattacaaaaaatatctgTAACCTTTCAATCACATTATAGGATggattactattactattattattattactattattatcattaatattattattattactattattattatcattattattactattatcattataattattatttacattttttaatcaaaaggtttaatcacataaagaaACAACAAAACGTTTACAGAAGTTTCTTATTTgtgcaacaacctatcagtgcctgcttttgtatcacatgacattTAAGCATTCCCGGTAAATTTATGAATGGGGCCTCTTCTGCATGATTTTCTGGGGAGACCttagttattattaattaatatccggaataatatcactaatattttaataataaaatgtcaaaataaaaaaagtggatGAAGAAGCCCATTTAAGGTTTTCTAACAGCTTATGTGAAGTATGGCGGCGGCGTAGGGGGAGGCTGTTGGTATCACTACCtttgttataataaaaacacGTCGCCCTCGTCGGTCTCTGTTAGCGCGGAATGAAGCTCAGCTGGTAGGCTCGGGGAATGTTTCCAAATCCGCTGATCTCCGGGGTGAGGTCGAGCTCTTCTCTGTCCGCGGCAGACTTAAGCGTGAAGTTCTGCAGGATGGTGGTGAGGAACAAGAAGAGCTCCATGCGAGCCAGGCCCTCTCCGGCGCAGATCCGCTTCCCTGCGGGgtgggagagaagagacatGGAATCGCTGAGATCgcctatttttttctgatgacatcatttaaaaaaaaggaatttgacCGCCCGATCTCTTGTAACCttttgaaaaaaagtttaaaactgtgtagaaaaaaaacataatggggGGAGTTTTTAACTTGAATGCGGATGTGTGTGATGGGATTTGGGCAGAGAGAGGTACCTGAGGAGAACGGCATGAATCCGTCTTTCTTGGAGAATTTTCCCTCGTTATCCAGGAAATGTCCCGGGTTGAAGTCGTTCGGATTCTTAAACTGCTTGGGGTCGCGGAGAACTGAACCGAGCAGCGGGTAGATGGTGGTGCCCTGAGAATGAGGGAGAACGTCTTACAGCGAGGGGAATCAGACATCAAACCGTTTGTTTagcttattaataaaataaaatgtttgaaaaaaggAACTTTCAGCTTTTGACCCAATaaacacactgagctgatgctttatggctatgctaatgaagtccgttccccaTAGACTCTCATTATTCTGATGGTCCCTCTGGGAGGTGAAGACATTCTAAGCCCTGGTCTCGGAATAGTTTGGGATATAATAAAGGCAAAGCCTCTTCCTATACAGGGCAATAAACATTTGGACTCCACGGCTGATGGTGGCCGTCCAGTTGTTTGGATATTTTTTGGAAAAGGTGGGCGAGCCAAGCATTGAGTTGATATTGAATTATCTTTGTGATTCTCACCTTGGGAATAAAGTATCCTCTGAATTCAACATCTTGAGTCACTTTGTGTGGAAGTCCAAGGGGTATGAGGTCGATGAATCTCTGGACCTCGTGGATGACGGCGTCTGTGTACGGCATGCGCGAACGGTCTTCGATACACGGCGCTCTGTTTCTGCCAACGACCCGGTCAATCTCCTGGTGTAAACGTTCTAGGGGCAAAGGAGACAACAAGGGACATAAGTTTGGGGAAGATATCCCCACTGGAGACATGATACCGATATATTCGCTCTATTATTATCCCTTCGGGGTAACATGGCTGACTCTGTACCTTCCACGTCCGGGTGCTTGAGAAGGATCATGAGGCAGTAACGCAGCGTTGTGCTCACAGTTTCTGTCCCGGCGTCGAACATATCAAACGTGGTGTTAAGAATCCCATCCATGTGAAACTCGGTGTCTGGCATGTTCTTCTCCTGCGACGACAttaagggggagagaggcagaaaaTAAGGGTTTGCTTAATTCTggttaaaacacaaacatggcCTCTCCGATTTGCTTTCTAATCCCGAGATGGAGTCCTGGGCTCCCCATCTTCCCCACGTTCTAACGCAACCATCGTAGGGTTCTATGTTACTGCATCCGACGTCACATTCTACGCTGTTCCCCAAAACCATCCGCGTTCTACATAAACCATCAGAaacctgaaataaatattagaatAGAATATTTGCCGTCCTCGTCTATCGAGCGTCACCAGACCCGGTTCCCGGACTCCACAACGAAGCTTCTCTGCTGCTTGCTGGACTCACCTGCTCCATCCTTATGAGGAAGCAGTCGATGAAGTCTCGGGGGGAGTTGAGGTCCAGGGTCTCCTGGTGCATTTTGACTCTCTCCGAAACAAATTCTTTTATCCCCTTAATGGCGTCGAAGAGCTTGTTGTGGGGTCCGGGTAATTTCCCGAAGACCTTTGGGTATACGTTATACATCTGTAAGAGAGCAAACGTTGGGGAGGATTAGGTCAAACTGTCCTGACCTGCTCCCCAACACTGAACCGAGTGTCACTCACCTGACCCCAAACTGAACTGAAGCctctaaatgtttcatttaagaGGCCGAGTAACCGCAGAAAGTTCTTGTCTTCGTACTCAAACCGGTTCCCGAAGACCACCGAGCAGATGACGTTAGACACGGCTCTGCTGAAGTAGTAGGTGGGATTCAAAGGCTGCCCTACGAGGGAAACGGAGACCAAAGAACGATCAGAAACCCAAACTCCTGCCAGATAACGTACCGTCTGGAGCTGGTGGTACTACCGCTGAAGCCCCCAACACAAGAGGACCATTTAACCCTTCATTTTCTGTAAGATCGGAGTTTATACATTCCCACAAAGGATTCAAATTGCTGACAATGGAATGAAATTATTGGCGCTCTGATAAATTTATCCCCCTTCGGCCTCAAAATATCTGCCTCGGTTTGGTACGATTTGTGATAATATCTTGGATTCTGTATAAAGTGTTTTTGTTGGCGGGGTCGATATTCTCCGGATAATTCACACACCGTTGGTTCTCCTGAGCTCCTCGATGAGGAAAGACGCTTCCTCCTGGATTCGCTCCTCGATGCTCCTCTTCCCCATCCCGAAGTTTCTCAGGGTCATGAGAGAGAATCGGCGCAGCTGCTTCCAGCGCTCGCCGTTACTGCCAACGACGCCTGCAACAGACCAGGTGGAAGAGAATCAGGCGATGACGCCTGCAATAGAGAATAGAATGGATAAGAAAGTCCCTCGCGCCGCGGGCCGACATGGACAGAAGGGGGATAAACGCCGGGAGGGGGGCGAGATGAGGGCAGGGTATTTTCAGCGGAAATGGTCGCCCCCGCAGAACAAAAGCCCGGGGATATTTAATGGGCCGATTAAGTcatttagcattaaacaagtAATGCTCACCGGGGCGGCCCTTCCTTACGAGGGAAGCGATCCTCACCGTGACCGTTATTGCTTATCTTATCCAGAAGCGGCATGTGCCCCCGACCCGAAAATTCCTCCCCGCGGTCGTTCAGCGCCTCTTTCACCGCCTCGTAACCATAGAGGACCACGACTCGCTCCATGCCCATGTAAACGGTGTAGACCGGACCATATTTCTCACCGAGCTAGAGGGGCGGGAAATGCAGAcccttaaatattattattcaatatattattattattattattcaatatattattattcaatatattattattattattcaatatattattattattattattcaatatattattattattgtcatcatttttattattattattatttattattgttattattatttttcttttaatattattattattattttttttctatttatttaatatgttattaaatgttttgtgtttattagtattattagtctGATCtacccagaaaaaaatatgtattaaaatatcgAACAAAATATCAAATCTCAAGCTACTAAAAGTTAATTTTCTCCTAACTTGTTAAccaataatgaacaaaatgtTTGTGGAGCCAAAAAGATGTGTTTCTCATCATCGTCTCAAAACAAATAACAGAGCAACAGAAAATGTCCAAAAACAGCaacataatacaattattataaatcattttaCGGAGGTAAATTTATCTCTACGGGCAGAATAGGAATTCGGTTAAAGAAATATAGTAAACAGATAAAAAAGTACTGGCAATATTAAACTAGTCATTAAGTCCAGCTTAATACGTTCAAATTGGACAATAATGTTAaagatttgttaaaaagttaaaatataacTTATGATTGTAGAATATTATATACCGAATGGGCACAAAAATAGTAAGATTCCAAAAATAATAGACAATATTATTCCTAGAAATCTACAACAAAATTATTGGATTTAAATGAATTTGTGGGCGACAAAATAAACCATTTACATTTACTTAGCCCTtaaaaaactttacattttaacaGAAAATTTGCTTCCTCATTTTttcaacaatatattaaaaaacgaAATGCCAaatttcctttaaataaatgaaaaaccgcCAGAGAATTCCTTGAAAATAAATCACCGTCAAATACTAAAAtagtagtttttatttttcggtttttagaaaatgtttctaAATTAAGAAATCAGggaaaaatgtgtataaaatcagccccccccccctcctgccTTCGGAGGTCGTTTCTGgttctttacttttttcccGTGTTTTAGCTCTTTTTCTCACTTACTTTAACAAGCGACGTGAAGATCTTTTTTCCGTTGAGATGAAGAATGTTCCCCAAAACGGGCAGCGGGGTCGGTCCGGGGGGGAGCCGCGCTTTGCCCGGATTCGGACTGCTTTGCGTTAAAGCATAGAGCAGGAATACGACGCAGACCACGAGCAGTAAGGTGGAGAGTCCGAGGAGCTCCATGCTGGGGCCGTGTTCTCAGGTAATCGCCACACCTGTGTTCCACACGGTATTTATACACGAGATCCCACAATAGCCCCGAGCCTGGCTCCCTGCCCGCTTACTTCATATTAAGCCGAGAGGAACTCGTTTGTCCTCGGTGACCACCTGATGGCGAAATATTTCAGGAGCTCCCAGGTCTAAAGGACAGGAGGTCGCAGGTGACCCGGTCATCAGCGCCATACACAGAATGCTTCTTCTCCGGGGGGCCTCTATAGAGCGCTCGGGGGTCTCTCGCACGCCCCGCACTTtgatttttaatgcaataaatgTTATGGTTATTATGACGGCTCCGGCCATGGATTGTGAGCTCAAAGGTGCAGCTTCCTCGTCTCCTGCGGTGTCATTAAGTCTGATCTGTATTTGTGTTCTGCTGCCGTCTTATCAGCGCCTCGGAATCTGATAATGCGgctgtaaaagaaaaatataaataataataataataatataataataatataacgataacataataataataatataactataataataatataatagttataattgtaatataaatataacaataataatagtaataatcttTATTACTTTACATCTTTATGTTTATCAGGTCACCGTGGATAGAAACAGACAGGAAATTCCGTCTGAATTTCCCAAAGTCACTAtttctatggtttttttttctattttagtgtGTTTTTAAAGGGTGTCCTCTGTGTAACATGTAAGGGaactttttttgttggttcaAACTCTTTAGTGGTCCCGCCACCCTGGACGATGtttgcacttttactgcatttgtacctcactgtactgcagttatttttgtaaggaagaacaaatgcaataaagctacagtacattgaagtacaactgtaggtttgcaatataatgatgtaaaagtgcagtaaaagtgcagtattgcagttaccgtatttttcgctccataagacgcagtttttttcctcccaaagtaggatgaaaaatcagccgcgtcttatggagcgaagatgcaggcagggagggggggggcatatactCACCAAaagcgcaccgggtgccgctcatcagggggtgccaacttgccggcacccggcacccctccagagacggacagtaatgtccgccgctggaggagcaggcttgcaagagagcg comes from the Spea bombifrons isolate aSpeBom1 chromosome 8, aSpeBom1.2.pri, whole genome shotgun sequence genome and includes:
- the LOC128502717 gene encoding cytochrome P450 2C5-like translates to MELLGLSTLLLVVCVVFLLYALTQSSPNPGKARLPPGPTPLPVLGNILHLNGKKIFTSLVKLGEKYGPVYTVYMGMERVVVLYGYEAVKEALNDRGEEFSGRGHMPLLDKISNNGHGVVGSNGERWKQLRRFSLMTLRNFGMGKRSIEERIQEEASFLIEELRRTNGQPLNPTYYFSRAVSNVICSVVFGNRFEYEDKNFLRLLGLLNETFRGFSSVWGQMYNVYPKVFGKLPGPHNKLFDAIKGIKEFVSERVKMHQETLDLNSPRDFIDCFLIRMEQEKNMPDTEFHMDGILNTTFDMFDAGTETVSTTLRYCLMILLKHPDVEERLHQEIDRVVGRNRAPCIEDRSRMPYTDAVIHEVQRFIDLIPLGLPHKVTQDVEFRGYFIPKGTTIYPLLGSVLRDPKQFKNPNDFNPGHFLDNEGKFSKKDGFMPFSSGKRICAGEGLARMELFLFLTTILQNFTLKSAADREELDLTPEISGFGNIPRAYQLSFIPR